The genomic DNA AACAAAACATTGGAAAGGAAGCCCCTCAGTTATTACGATGTAGAAAGTGGCAACGTTGTCCAAACGTAGACGGACATTGCCTCACAATCAGCTGCTCACAACTTTTCGTGAAATCAGGGACGACGAATCGATATTTGTGTTGTGTAGCGGGATAACAATGAGCCCTGAAACTATGTCTGAACTCAATATTCAACTGACTCGAAAACAACAAGAAATGCTGCTCCGTGGACTGCGATATGTCCGCAGCTCCATCGCTTTGGACGCTCAAAACTGGAGCGAACAACTTGAAGAAGAGCGACATCAAAAGTATAGCGAAATCGCTGAGCTTGAATCGCTCTTGAACGGCGCCAAGATTGTCGAAGCTGCTGCAATTTAAGAACGCTGGCAATTTAAGAACGCTGCACAGGAACGCTGACAAGTCGTTCGAAATTGCCGTGATTCACCGAAACAATCGTTCTTCAGAATTTTGACAGACCGAACCGATCGTTTTGGAAAGTCAGAACATTGCATATCACCCCGTGACAGGAATTCGATTCGTGTCACGGGGTGTTTACATTGCACGAGCAATCATCCAGAGTCTTGATATTTTCACAACAAACACAATCAATCTCGATAGAGCATTTTCAATGCTGATCGTGGTCCCGATTCCTGAAATTCGATCCGCTTGAGATTCAAGCGAAAGCCTTATGCGTTATCAACATGTTTGCCTCGAAGCGATCGTCACCAATCCTCCCGAAGAAGTGGTGACCTCTGTAGAAATCGAATCGCGACTCGCTCCTGTCTACGAAAAACTTCGATTGCCGGAAGGCCGACTCGAACTCATGACAGGCATCCGGGAACGGCGGTTCTATCAGCCTGGGACCCTTCCAGGAACAATCAGCGCAGCCACTGTTCAGAAGGGACTCAAAGCTGCCAGGATCGCCCCCGAATTGTGCCAAGCACTCATTCACGGATCGGTTTGTCGTGATCAAATGGAACCAGCCACTGCGGCGGCTGTCCATGCTGCAGCAGGTTTACCAAAAAACTCATTAGTCATTGATGTCAGCAATGCCTGCCTGGGGATCTTGAACGGCGCTGTGATCATTGCTGACATGATCGAACTGGGCCGTATCAAAGCTGGAATTGTCGTCGGAACAGAAATCGGTCGACCACTTGTTGAAGCAACGATCGACAAACTCAACAACGATCCGAGCGTGACTCGAAAATCATTCAAACTCGATTTCGCGTCACTCACAATCGGTTCAGGCTCCGCTGCGATTGTCTTGTGCCATGACTCCATCAGCAAAACGGGTCATCGGCTGCTAGGAGGAGCCTGCCGAGCTGACACATCTCACGCCAATCTGTGCGAAGGAGGAGTCGATGCAGGTGAAACAAACGATCACCGGCCACTGATGAGCACCGATTCCGAAGCACTTCTTTATGCGGGTGTCGATCTCGCCCAAGAGACGTGGGAGGAGACGAAAGCCGTTCTCGGATGGGCGAATGCGGACGTCACAAAAACATTTACTCACCAGGTTGGAAAAGCTCATCGTTCGCTGCTGCTGGAGAAACTGAACCTCTCTACTGAACTCGACTATCCTACCGTCGAGGTGATGGGAAACACGGGCGCTGCTGCCCTTCCTACGGCTGCAGCACTCGGGATTGAAGCAGGCTTTGTCTCTGCCGGAGACCGTATCGCATTGCTCGGAATCGGTAGTGGCTTGAATTCAATCATGCTTGGCGTTGAATGGAATTCATGAGGAAAGCAGAGTTTCCTTGAAGTTTCTTTTCGGAAGGATTTTCTTTTGATCCGGCCTGAGTAGTTGAACGTTCGTTCCCAGAGAGGGTAGGATCAACACCTGTCATTTGCTCCTCTCATACTCAGAATTGAATCAAAATTAGAACCAGCCCGAAAACTTCTGGAGTCGTCGCTTTTCTCAACGTTTGAGAGAGCATATTCAGGTTTCAGGATCAGTTCGAAAGTTCGTTAATTCATAAAGGATCGTTGCATGGGACTCTTTGACAAACTCCGCGCCGAGTTAATTGACATTATCGAGTGGGTCGACGACTCGCGTCATACGATTGCCTGGCGTTTTCCTCGCTATCAGAATGAAATTAAAAACGGCGCACAGCTGATTGTCCGTCCCGGTCAGATGGCAGTCTTTGTTCATCGCGGGGAATTGGCGGATACCTTTGGCCCGGGGCACTATGAATTAAAAACTGACAACCTGCCAATCTTAAGTACGCTGGCCGGATGGAAGCATGGCTTCAACAGCCCCTACAAGGCGGAAGTATACTTCGTCAACACGCGTCAGATCACAGATCTGAAATGGGGAACTCCCAACCCAATTATGCTCCGCGATGCAGACTTCGGTCCAATTCGCCTGCGAGCTTTCGGCACGTACACAATGCAGGCTGTCGATCCGAAAGCACTGCTCAAAGAGCTGATCGGTACAGATTCGAGTTTTGAAATTGATGAAATCAACGAACTGATGCGGTCGATGATCGCCTCAACATTTGCTGACATCATTGGCGAATCGAAAATCAGCGCCCTCGACCTGGCCGCCAACTATCGTGAACTCTCTGAGGACTTAAGACAAAGTGTCGTCGAAAAAGTTGATGATGAATATGGGCTGAACCTCCCGCAATTGTTTATCGTCAATGTCTCGCTTCCAGAAGAAGTCGAGAAAGCGATGGACACCCGCACAAGTATGGGTGTGATCGGAGACATGGGACGTTTCCAGCAATTCCAGATGGGCAAAGCCATGACAGCCGCTGCTGAGAACCCGGCAGGTGGCGGAGCTTCTGAAGGAATGGGGCTCGGCATGGGCTTCGCAATGGCAAACCAGATGGTCCAAGGCATGGGACAAGCTGCTGGAGCAGGCGGGGCGGCACCACCACCGCCTCCGATGGCAGCGACGTGGTACGTGGCTGTCAACGGGAAATCTGAAGGGCCGTTTGATCTCAACCAGATGTCTCAAGGAGCACAAGCAGGTCAGGTCAAGAAAGAGACTCTCGTCTGGTCTCAGGCGATCGGCGACTGGCAACCGGCCGGACAGGTTGGCGCGTTAGGCATGATCTTCGGTCCACCATCTCCTCCACCACCCCCACCAGCTGGATCGTAAATCCCACCTTGAGAATGAAGAGCATAGCCTCGTTCCCGCAAGTCAGCTTGCTGTGACGAGGCTGTTCGCATTCCTGAACTGTGCCAACTTGCATTCCTGCATTGTGCCAACTTGCGAGCCCTGACTGATGACGACTTCCATTGAAATTGGTGCCATCGTGTTGTGCGGAGGAAAGAGTTCGCGCATGGGACAGCCGAAGCATCTATTACCATTCGGGAATGAATTCGTCCTACAACGAGTGGTTCGAGAACTCAGCGGCATCACCACAAAAATTGTGATCGTCGCAGCTCCCGATCAAGAGATTCCTCCATTGCCAGTCGAGTGTCAACTCGTCAGAGACGAGGTCACCTACCAAGGACCGTTGTCTGGACTAATGTATGGCATGCAAGCCTTGGAGAATGACGTCGAGGCAGCATATCTCTCTGGATGTGATGTCCCGCTGCTCAAGTCAGAGTTTGTCAAAGAGATGGTTCGACACTTGGACACAGCCGAGATCGCGGTTCCGTTCGAAGAGAAATTTCTGCATCCGCTAGCAAGCGTCTATCGAACCTCACTAAGAACGCGGGCCGAAGAACTGATAGCAGCTGGAGAACGTCGCCCCAGGCAACTGATCGAATCGTCAACAACACACTACGTTCCATGTGAGGACTTAAGAGGAGTCGATCAGAACTTGGATTCGCTTCGCAATATGAATACTCCAGAAGCTTATGCCGAGCTTCTGGAGATTGCCGGAGTCTCAGAGATTACGGAAAGACGATTTCCCCACCCACAGTGAACGCCGAGACATATCGACTGTTAACATTTTGATCGACTCCGAAGTCGAGCTGACTCGGAGACATTGTCGGATCAGCTGCTGAAATCGAGTTGTAGCGAATACTTGTATCCGCTGAGCCGAGTCGCCCCATCCAAGTCAGATTGTAACCGACTTTGAATTTGAGCCATTCCGTCACATCGTATTTGGCGTACAGATTCAATTCAGCAGACGGAGCAAAGTCGAGTTCACGATCAAAAGAGGTCGTGGAAGCTGGATCATCAATCACCAGATTTGGATCACCCAGAAGGACTGAGAGATCGCCAGGTTCACGAGCGTTCTGTGTATTCACTCGTGAGCGAATCAAACCGACACCCAAAGCGACTTTTGGTTCCACGCCGACTGTGAATCGGTTTTGCTTCACTTCTGATCGAAAACCGAACTGAAGTGCATGCCGGAAGTTGTGAACCTTCGATTCGATGCGATTCGACTGTGGAGTCGTCAGCGGTCCAGTGATGGTGACATCATCGGTTGCATAGCCAGAGTTGTTGTTAAACGATCCACCAAAGGATAGGTTTTCCGAGTACTCTTCATGTCGCCATCCGACAATCGATTGCAGAGTCCAACCGTCGTGCGGAATTCTTAAGTCATAGACATAGTTCACATCCGCAGACCATAAATTCACTGAGTATTCGCTGAAGAAACTTTCGTCATATACAATCAATGGAACTGGAATCCCGTCGGGAGGCGTGTTGACTGCAACATCCCCAAGATTCCCCGGCTGATTGTCAATTGTGTAAGGGA from Thalassoglobus polymorphus includes the following:
- a CDS encoding 3-oxoacyl-ACP synthase III, encoding MRYQHVCLEAIVTNPPEEVVTSVEIESRLAPVYEKLRLPEGRLELMTGIRERRFYQPGTLPGTISAATVQKGLKAARIAPELCQALIHGSVCRDQMEPATAAAVHAAAGLPKNSLVIDVSNACLGILNGAVIIADMIELGRIKAGIVVGTEIGRPLVEATIDKLNNDPSVTRKSFKLDFASLTIGSGSAAIVLCHDSISKTGHRLLGGACRADTSHANLCEGGVDAGETNDHRPLMSTDSEALLYAGVDLAQETWEETKAVLGWANADVTKTFTHQVGKAHRSLLLEKLNLSTELDYPTVEVMGNTGAAALPTAAALGIEAGFVSAGDRIALLGIGSGLNSIMLGVEWNS
- a CDS encoding SPFH domain-containing protein; amino-acid sequence: MGLFDKLRAELIDIIEWVDDSRHTIAWRFPRYQNEIKNGAQLIVRPGQMAVFVHRGELADTFGPGHYELKTDNLPILSTLAGWKHGFNSPYKAEVYFVNTRQITDLKWGTPNPIMLRDADFGPIRLRAFGTYTMQAVDPKALLKELIGTDSSFEIDEINELMRSMIASTFADIIGESKISALDLAANYRELSEDLRQSVVEKVDDEYGLNLPQLFIVNVSLPEEVEKAMDTRTSMGVIGDMGRFQQFQMGKAMTAAAENPAGGGASEGMGLGMGFAMANQMVQGMGQAAGAGGAAPPPPPMAATWYVAVNGKSEGPFDLNQMSQGAQAGQVKKETLVWSQAIGDWQPAGQVGALGMIFGPPSPPPPPPAGS
- the mobA gene encoding molybdenum cofactor guanylyltransferase, yielding MTTSIEIGAIVLCGGKSSRMGQPKHLLPFGNEFVLQRVVRELSGITTKIVIVAAPDQEIPPLPVECQLVRDEVTYQGPLSGLMYGMQALENDVEAAYLSGCDVPLLKSEFVKEMVRHLDTAEIAVPFEEKFLHPLASVYRTSLRTRAEELIAAGERRPRQLIESSTTHYVPCEDLRGVDQNLDSLRNMNTPEAYAELLEIAGVSEITERRFPHPQ
- a CDS encoding BBP7 family outer membrane beta-barrel protein — its product is MDTQALLVRYCMRGLKKFEAVVTKRDRLAMLSGKRTAWSLFVLAFSLMATQVNAQPWPPLPAPHSSPPQEGFYGSQTGSGVYAELVPEENFNPFAGGMPLHTAVAPHLPDSWIRLEYWHAKIGHRGGRSLGTSIGDINGNLIDNTSERFDLPSVDPNSTTGIAGAAVAPTTDNVDWDDNNGIKGSFGIPIDTRSWLEGSVWSLQEQAESLRVPSIPPTSLNDGFYGPPIQFIVIPYTIDNQPGNLGDVAVNTPPDGIPVPLIVYDESFFSEYSVNLWSADVNYVYDLRIPHDGWTLQSIVGWRHEEYSENLSFGGSFNNNSGYATDDVTITGPLTTPQSNRIESKVHNFRHALQFGFRSEVKQNRFTVGVEPKVALGVGLIRSRVNTQNAREPGDLSVLLGDPNLVIDDPASTTSFDRELDFAPSAELNLYAKYDVTEWLKFKVGYNLTWMGRLGSADTSIRYNSISAADPTMSPSQLDFGVDQNVNSRYVSAFTVGGEIVFP